In the Pseudorasbora parva isolate DD20220531a chromosome 23, ASM2467924v1, whole genome shotgun sequence genome, one interval contains:
- the LOC137063132 gene encoding protocadherin gamma-A5-like: MPGVVMWYSVLFSFILLHSARGQVSYSIPEEMAKGSTVGNIAQDLGLDLQRLRLGKARIYTGDSTEYIGLNKDTGSLLVREKMDRESLCAKTTPCALHLQLILENPMELYTITVEITDINDNPPTFEKKRIHFEISESAVPGARFMLEGAVDADVGVNGLQSYSLKPTDHFILELISQAGRDKKVEMVLQRPLDREKKGVVTLLLTAIDGGDPQLSGTVQIDVTVLDVNDNAPVFTQKEYKATLTENAANGFKLTTVSATDADEGSNGQVTYYIASKEDIVRKMFIIDQHSGEVTLNGLVDFEKASHYIIDIQAKDQGGLSDSCKLIIDVLDINDNKPVINLLSMSNSVSEDSTPGTVVAMMKVNDADSGVNGQIHCSINDNIPFALTSSSSNFISLRIEQQLDREKDAEYNISVTCSDQGVPALSSSASLSLQISDVNDNAPVFEKTNYEACVMENNSPGLSIFSVKASDTDWNQNARVSYILEDSTVNGVSVSSYVSVQPDSGLITAMRSFDFETLKHFHFRVKAQDGGSPPLSSNVTVKVTIQDQNDNAPQVLYPVQTGGSVVAEIVPRAADVGYLVTKVVAVDVDSGQNAWLSYKLQKATDRALFEVGLQNGEIRTVRQVTDKDAVKQKLTVVVEDNGQPSRSAVVSINVAVADSFPEVLSEFTDFTHEKQYNDNLTFYLVLALAVVSLLFIVSIISIISVKIYRWRQNKLFFKSGANLPVIPYYPPVYADGTLQHVYNYEMCGTTDSRMSDMKFVRPYSQNTLVSQSRLGTVQREKKEQEGDDLTLEVRPLSC, translated from the coding sequence ATGCCTGGTGTCGTGATGTGGTACTCGGTATTGTTTTCCTTCATCCTGCTTCATTCGGCACGCGGACAGGTCAGTTACTCCATTCCGGAAGAAATGGCTAAAGGTTCCACTGTGGGAAACATCGCGCAGGATTTGGGCTTGGATTTACAGCGACTGAGGTTAGGAAAAGCGCGCATATATACAGGGGACAGTACTGAATACATTGGCCTCAATAAAGACACTGGCTCGCTGCTCGTCAGAGAGAAAATGGATCGCGAGTCTCTTTGTGCAAAAACGACCCCGTGTGCTTTGCACCTTCAGCTGATTTTGGAAAACCCGATGGAATTATACACGATCACTGTTGAAATCACGGATATAAACGATAATCCACCCACTTTCGAGAAAAAGCGAATTCATTTTGAGATAAGCGAGTCGGCTGTACCGGGCGCGAGATTTATGCTGGAGGGAGCCGTGGACGCGGATGTAGGAGTGAATGGTCTTCAAAGCTATTCTCTTAAACCAACTGATCATTTTATCCTTGAACTGATCAGTCAAGCAGGCCGTGATAAAAAAGTTGAAATGGTTTTGCAAAGACCTCTTGATAGAGAAAAGAAAGGAGTGGTTACGTTATTACTAACCGCCATTGACGGCGGTGATCCGCAGTTGTCTGGCACTGTTCAAATAGATGTTACTGTATTAGACGTTAATGATAATGCTCCCGTATTTACGCAAAAGGAATATAAAGCCACACTGACTGAAAATGCAGCAAATGGATTTAAATTGACCACAGTCAGTGCTACTGACGCAGACGAGGGATCTAATGGTCAGGTGACGTATTACATTGCAAGTAAAGAAGATATTGTGCGAAAAATGTTCATTATTGATCAGCACAGTGGCGAGGTCACCTTAAATGGCCTCGTCGACTTTGAAAAAGCAAGTCACTACATAATTGATATCCAGGCTAAAGATCAAGGTGGGCTTTCTGATTCCTGTAAGCTGATTATTGATGTGCTGGACATTAATGATAATAAACCAGTGATAAACTTACTCTCTATGTCAAACTCGGTGTCTGAGGACTCCACACCCGGCACAGTTGTTGCTATGATGAAAGTAAATGATGCAGACTCTGGTGTGAACGGCCAGATTCACTGCAGCATAAATGACAATATTCCATTCGCTCTTACATCTTCATCTAGTAATTTCATCAGTCTGCGTATAGAGCAGCAGCTGGACAGAGAAAAAGATGCTGAATATAATATCAGTGTCACGTGCTCTGATCAGGGGGTGCCCGCGCTCTCCAGCAGCGCCTCTCTGTCTTTACAGATATCAGATGTGAATGACAATGCTCCTGTCTTTGAGAAAACTAACTATGAGGCCTGTGTGATGGAGAATAACTCACCTGGTCTCTCTATATTTTCAGTTAAAGCCAGTGATACTGATTGGAATCAGAATGCTCGTGTTTCTTATATTCTAGAAGACAGCACTGTTAATGGAGTCTCTGTCTCATCATATGTGTCAGTGCAACCTGACAGCGGACTGATCACAGCTATGCGATCTTTTGACTTTGAGACACTGAAACATTTCCACTTCCGGGTAAAAGCGCAAGATGGAGGCTCTCCTCCGCTCAGTAGTAACGTGACAGTGAAAGTTACTATTCAAGATCAGAATGACAACGCTCCTCAGGTTCTGTATCCAGTGCAGACTGGCGGTTCAGTGGTGGCTGAGATTGTGCCTCGTGCTGCAGATGTTGGATATCTCGTCACTAAAGTGGTGGCTGTTGATGTGGACTCTGGACAGAATGCCTGGCTCTCCTATAAACTACAGAAAGCTACAGACAGAGCGCTGTTTGAAGTGGGTTTACAGAATGGAGAAATAAGAACTGTGCGACAAGTGACTGATAAAGATGCTGTCAAACAGAAACTCACTGTTGTTGTGGAGGATAACGGACAGCCTTCTCGCTCAGCTGTGGTCTCCATTAACGTGGCTGTGGCTGACAGTTTTCCTGAAGTGCTGTCAGAGTTCACAGACTTTACGCATGAAAAACAATATAACGACAACCTGACTTTTTATTTAGTGTTGGCTCTTGCTGTGGTCTCTCTGCTCTTCATAGTCTCGATTATTTCAATCATCTCAGTGAAAATCTACAGATGGAGGCAGAAtaagttattttttaaatcagggGCAAATCTACCTGTAATTCCATATTACCCTCCAGTCTACGCTGACGGCACATTACAGCATGTGTATAATTATGAAATGTGCGGGACCACCGATTCAAGGATGAGTGACATGAAGTTTGTCAGGCCGTACAGTCAGAACACACTGGTGAGCCAGAGTCGTTTGGGGACAGTTCAGAGAGAAAAGAAGGAGCAGGAGGGTGATGACCTGACTTTAGAGGTGAGACCCTTGTCTTGTTGA
- the LOC137063134 gene encoding protocadherin gamma-A6-like, with amino-acid sequence MFVVTVCRRIHCYQSRGQPLDRVFLWRVLFIMAVCSISNINAQIRYSVPEEMKKGSLIGNIAHDLGLDAQRLRSGRARIVSGDSTEYIELKTDKGILVVKERIDREQLCAETTPCSFTFEIILDNPMELHHVTVEILDVNDHSPTFPKDEINLEISESAAPGALFLLGSADDPDVGVNALQNYVISQNDYFILKEHSSPDGVKYAEMVLQKPLDREHYPRLSLILTAVDGGNPQRSGNMKIELTLLDVNDNAPEFNQSVYRATIAENAPKGTYITAVNASDADSEGNNLISYSFANFKSNRNDIFKIDGKTGVITLIGVLDYERSKKHEIGIEAKDQGGLGNSAKVIVDLIDVNDNAPVISVMSFSSPVSEDASVGTTIAIFSVKDLDAGDNGHVDCTINHNIPFKLQSSLRNYYTLVTDAALDRERVAEYNITITATDSGSPALSSQKSLNLKVSDVNDNPPRFQKSVYTAYITENNSPGLSIFTLSARDDDWNQNARISYLLDETTVAGSPVSSFISVNADSGVVHALRGFDYEQMKSVRVSVKAQDGGSPPLSTNVTLDIIIQDQNDNAPQVLYPVQTGGSVVAEIVPRAADVGYLVTKVVAVDVDSGQNAWLSYKLQKATDRALFEVGLQNGEIRTVRQVTDKDAVKQKLTVVVEDNGQPSRSAVVSINVAVADSFPEVLSEFTDFTHEKQYNDNLTFYLVLALATVSFLFITCVVVIISVKIYRWRQSRFLYQSSLPVIPYYPPHYADTGVTGTLPHGYNYEVCMTTDSRKSDCTFATLGGQSVLVMDPSFTETMQHTIKKNNSIDGLGSTESVRKF; translated from the coding sequence ATGTTTGTGGTTACGGTATGTAGAAGGATTCATTGTTATCAATCGCGAGGACAGCCACTGGATCGTGTTTTCCTATGGAGGGTCTTATTCATCATGGCCGTTTGCTCGATCTCAAACATAAACGCACAGATTCGTTACTCAGTTCCAGAGGAAATGAAGAAAGGATCTCTCATCGGGAATATAGCTCATGATCTTGGTCTGGATGCTCAAAGATTGcgctcgggtcgggctcggatcGTGTCTGGCGACAGCACTGAATACATAGAGCTGAAAACAGACAAAGGGATTTTGGTTGTGAAGGAGAGAATTGACCGAGAGCAGCTTTGCGCTGAAACCACTCCGTGCAGCTTCACGTTTGAAATAATACTTGATAATCCAATGGAGCTACATCATGTAACGGTAGAAATATTGGATGTAAACGATCACTCGCCAACGTTTCCTAAAGACGAAATTAATCTTGAAATAAGCGAATCGGCCGCGCCTGGGGCTCTTTTTTTACTGGGAAGCGCAGATGATCCTGATGTAGGTGTAAATGCTCTCCAAAATTATGTCATATCACAGAATGACTATTTTATTCTGAAAGAACATTCGAGTCCCGATGGAGTCAAATATGCTGAAATGGTGCTTCAGAAGCCTCTAGACAGAGAGCATTATCCACGACTGTCTCTCATTCTCACAGCTGTCGACGGAGGAAACCCTCAGAGATCTGGGAATATGAAAATAGAACTCACTCTATTAGATGTAAACGACAACGCTCCAGAATTTAACCAGTCAGTTTATAGGGCAACAATAGCGGAAAATGCGCCTAAGGGAACTTATATTACAGCTGTAAATGCAAGTGATGCAGATAGTGAAGGAAATAATTTGATTTCATACAGTTTCgctaattttaaaagtaacagAAATGACATTTTTAAGATCGATGGAAAAACAGGTGTTATTACTCTAATTGGGGTCCTAGACTATGAAAGATCAAAAAAACACGAAATTGGCATCGAGGCCAAAGATCAGGGTGGTTTAGGAAACTCTGCTAAAGTCATAGTTGATTTAATTGATGTTAATGATAATGCACCTGTTATCAGTGTTATGTCATTTTCAAGTCCAGTAAGTGAAGATGCATCTGTTGGAACCACTATCGCTATTTTCAGTGTCAAAGATCTAGATGCAGGAGATAATGGACACGTCGACTGCACAATTAATCATAATATTCCATTTAAATTACAATCCTCACTGAGGAATTATTACACTTTAGTCACTGACGCTGCTTTAGATCGCGAACGTGTGGCAGAATATAATATCACAATCACAGCTACAGATTCAGGGTCTCCTGCGCTTTCCAGTCAGAAATCTTTAAATCTGAAAGTATCAGATGTTAATGACAATCCGCCCAGGTTTCAGAAGAGTGTTTACACTGCATATATTACTGAAAATAATTCACctggtttgtccatatttactCTGAGTGCTCGAGATGATGACTGGAACCAGAACGCTCGTATTTCGTATCTTCTAGATGAAACTACAGTGGCTGGATCCCCTGTTTCCTCTTTTATATCAGTAAATGCTGACAGTGGAGTGGTACACGCGCTGCGCGGTTTTGACTATGAGCAAATGAAAAGTGTTCGTGTCAGTGTGAAAGCGCAAGATGGAGGATCTCCACCTCTCAGTACTAATGTGACTTTGGACATTATAATCCAAGATCAGAATGACAACGCTCCTCAGGTTCTGTATCCAGTGCAGACTGGCGGTTCAGTGGTGGCTGAGATTGTGCCTCGTGCTGCAGATGTTGGATATCTCGTCACTAAAGTGGTGGCTGTTGATGTGGACTCTGGACAGAATGCCTGGCTCTCCTATAAACTACAGAAAGCTACAGACAGAGCGCTGTTTGAAGTGGGTTTACAGAATGGAGAAATAAGAACTGTGCGACAAGTGACTGATAAAGATGCTGTCAAACAGAAACTCACTGTTGTTGTGGAGGATAACGGACAGCCCTCTCGCTCAGCTGTGGTCTCCATTAACGTGGCTGTGGCTGACAGTTTTCCTGAAGTGCTGTCAGAGTTCACAGACTTTACGCATGAAAAACAATATAACGACAACCTGACTTTTTATTTAGTTCTCGCGCTGGCCACTGTTTCTTTCCTATTCATCACTTGTGTGGTTGTGATAATATCAGTAAAGATCTACAGATGGAGACAATCTCGCTTCCTCTATCAGTCCAGTCTGCCTGTTATTCCGTACTATCCGCCGCATTACGCAGACACAGGAGTCACTGGAACTCTGCCGCACGGGTATAATTATGAAGTGTGTATGACGACTGACTCGAGGAAGAGTGACTGTACGTTTGCTACACTCGGTGGACAGAGTGTTTTAGTGATGGACCCGAGTTTCACTGAGACGATGCAACATACAATCAAGAAAAATAACTCCATCGACGGCCTCGGTTCGACAGAATCGGTAAGAAAGTTTTAG